The Alosa sapidissima isolate fAloSap1 chromosome 16, fAloSap1.pri, whole genome shotgun sequence genome has a segment encoding these proteins:
- the LOC121684958 gene encoding microtubule-associated protein futsch-like isoform X2 translates to MSIIPTFTNGIFESFESILEGLFGSRLIEDLRLFKDCQPEGVSDWSFDENCLFCCLRREKVKEHLLGLNNDSLGSVARPLSFIKDQFNINNLEREAEEFLNAVLHRKDIPSFSDPDIPVVAREIMQRMIRQFAAEYTSKTSSAQGTPQPNGTSDQSLLTTRSQTPAPAAPAAPALAGLTSARNPVLSQLLMAEQEAPLDLTVKRPDIIVCEQDGVLDLSTKKNRNRGAVSVRTPAAPLVKGDSHNLGLAYARDQQSTSDLERFMAKLCLHHQRQIVDALGYLETEVKASTSVSHVSVRAVPEEQTPVSAGQERSETQHPERTLVLSSKARCKAELLESAIQGNSKKVALKKDTYFPDSHSVSGSSLLDLRKDGIEGGNILSSLLTSSNEYETVSRQYQSTHGLSSTNSVRQSKAKDKMSSSHLSIDSLEEQQCASDTVLQCTTSSSELEVIGVSPSYDGHEFSEHLQHSNQGFPGQTKDIPTRQPLVLRPNTPRTARKSRRGSFPRTKDGSVCRIDPDSHCDIVYIGKSITECQLEPLNRMLPRRNARKSIRGHMSTEDYLELRTVRTLARKSAENGSGNCPAPMPIITLVTPKQALAKPDGVPPVDMPFAGGCGESIQQTTPSETSAENEMLGDVLSNVNDVDVIVETSQTGQTTYQDKVEAYSEMSAPAAAQKSSLSEQDEVLCTAEPLSEQSMELPARDDLNKADIAPISENAENVEPVLEMTKEDPPCEQSPEPLSVSEDIDVEPCGGNELPSVAQEDDLNLKDKETNNELMDKNTDLDISAEPEGHSETSALEKQTDNVTQNYEVLDEQSGIETELNIVLSSDETEKEVVDEPSSEYTCSDTPPETYMDKEVLREVLSSPESKKQKKRRNVRTFGSSDRRLRSRASGVEEISVTPEKNDQTALAQVSDSVTEEAKTPETKRPLRSVKAKPLESDVSNSEAQHSEVVGKEQTQQSNIHQFDKTADLSPCENPIADHVVQTRKMLRSMQARQALDDEGEQKAVPPLSNVTDAPISSSKELKEKDVPAEKDVPAEKDVPAEKDVPEDVPAEKDVPAEKDVPAEKDVPEDVPAEKDVPEDVPAEKDVLAEKDMLAETDKSLSEKSEQTQLQDSHAYDPPSKDSLMEPVSLQSDPSLVTTPTRVSARMPLRSRSGPVEGSKNQPIAKSSMEKSGHMPLRSAGTIVTEETPGDSQSTPTNSEEKSRHMPLRSRSQGVDSDGSSSTGNPAENSGRMPLRSSSANTAPQPMSPTTSPRDKKAQRSPRPTKSGAVSSDSEQNLTGSPPKLRTEKIKQGPIKEPVKPVILPSIPNPGPVVPNPPKFLEALRGEENQQLIMNLNTKFDKMQKGWVHVDKEGPQTHRSRNKADRLKDIWKSKRRIRKPRTLEAHKFSPVQMLFMKSFDLPSICRWFLQTTETKSLVIVKKVNTRLPSETQLCFHSSSSMAGTSHGVHMQAERLKKHLKKFAIASPVKSNAKSQKLIAEALELEPVCIKSKEKRQLTTATRMSTKPQSFRGVAQSADGQKTSGAVKNPTSARILRKYSHIREKMQGQQNSKKLKDQKAEPHKGASKQKLPSASQQKLALSKRNGGKDSNVSKKEKAQQSPMNKKSATRPTGKEKVTKTTSTKALKEPARKDGPAPKRPQQTSMSPKPQRTASATVGSPKGSTNKKENSSGEKSLQTATSDSKADARKQTPTKAFVSLVSPTQSPEPSVSQDQVLTRSQRKIEAAQRLSESPKSATKRAQEPVVTPVKRTRTSLLKTN, encoded by the exons ATGTCAATTATTCCAAcatttacaaatggcatttttgAGA GTTTTGAGAGCATTTTGGAAGGATTGTTTGGGTCAAGGCTGATAGAGGACCTTCGATTATTTAAAG ATTGTCAGCCTGAAGGTGTGTCAGATTGGTCATTTGATGAAAATTGTCTTTTCTGCTGCTTAAGACGAGAGAAAGTCAAG GAACACTTACTTGGCCTGAACAACGACAGTTTGGGCAGTGTGGCAAGACCATTGTCCTTCATTAAAGATCAATTCAATATCAACAACCTTGAGAGGGAAGCAGAGGAATTCCTCAATGCAGTCTTGCACAGGAAAG ACATCCCAAGCTTCTCAGACCCGGACATTCCTGTAGTGGCTCGTGAAATAATGCAGCGAATGATCCGTCAGTTCGCTGCCGAATATACCTCAAAAACAAGCTCTGCTCAGGGCACACCCCAGCCCAACGGCACCTCGGACCAAAGCCTGCTGACCACACGCTCCCAAACACCGGCTCCCGCGGCTCCTGCTGCTCCCGCTCTGGCCGGCCTCACATCGGCCAGGAACCCTGTCCTCAGCCAGCTTCTTATGGCGGAACAGGAAGCTCCCCTCGACCTCACAGTCAAGAGGCCCGACATCATTGTCTGTGAGCAAG ATGGTGTCCTTGATCTCTCAACCAAGAAAAACCGGAACAGAGGAGCTGTATCAGTCAGAACCCCTGCTGCTCCTTTGGTTAAGGG TGACTCTCACAACCTGGGTCTTGCTTATGCAAGAGATCAACAGTCCACGTCTGATCTAGAACGATTTATGGCCAAGCTTTGTTTGCATCATCAGCGTCAGATTGTTGATGCACTGGGATATTTGGAGACTGAAGTCAAGGCTTCAACCAGTGTTTCACATGTGTCTGTAAGAGCAGTCCCAGAGGAACAGACACCTGTGAGTGCTGGTCAGGAACGCTCAGAGACCCAACATCCTGAGAGAACGCTTGTACTTTCCTCCAAAGCCAGATGCAAAGCAGAGTTGTTGGAATCAGCAATTCAGGGGAACAGCAAAAAGGTAGCATTAAAAAAAGACACTTACTTTCCTGATTCACACAGTGTGAGTGGGAGTTCACTTTTGGATCTTCGTAAAGATGGGATCGAGGGTGGCAACATTTTGTCATCTCTTCTTACTAGTTCAAATGAATATGAAACTGTAAGCCGCCAATATCAGTCAACCCATGGACTTAGTAGTACCAACTCTGTACGTCAATCAAAAGCTAAAGACAAGATGTCAAGCAGTCATCTCTCTATTGACTCTTTAGAAGAACAGCAGTGTGCATCTGACACTGTACTACAGTGTACAACAAGTAGCAGTGAATTAGAGGTCATTGGAGTGTCCCCATCTTATGATGGGCATGAATTCTCAGAACATCTGCAACACTCCAATCAAGGTTTTCCAGGACAAACCAAAGATATCCCAACCCGGCAACCACTAGTCCTGAGGCCTAACACACCCAGAACAGCTAGAAAGAGCAGACGAGGATCCTTCCCTCGAACAAAGGATGGTTCTGTTTGTCGCATTGATCCTGATAGTCATTGTGACATTGTTTATATTGGGAAATCAATTACAGAGTGTCAGTTAGAGCCTTTGAACCGAATGTTACCACGACGGAATGCCAGGAAGAGCATAAGAGGGCACATGTCAACTGAAGATTACCTGGAACTCCGAACTGTAAGAACACTGGCCAGGAAATCGGCAGAAAATGGAAGTGGCAATTGTCCTGCACCAATGCCCATCATCACATTAGTCACTCCAAAACAGGCCCTTGCCAAGCCTGATGGTGTCCCCCCAGTGGACATGCCATTTGCAGGAGGTTGTGGGGAATCCATACAGCAGACGACGCCATCAGAGACCTCAGCAGAGAATGAAATGCTTGGTGATGTGTTGAGCAATGTGAATGATGTAGATGTGATTGTAGAAACAAGTCAGACAGGTCAGACAACATACCAAGACAAGGTAGAAGCTTACTCTGAAAtgtcagcaccagcagcagctcaGAAAAGCAGTCTGTCTGAACAAGATGAGGTTTTATGCACTGCAGAGCCACTTTCCGAGCAGTCAATGGAGCTACCTGCTAGAGATGATCTAAACAAGGCAGATATTGCACCAATTAGTGAAAATGCTGAAAATGTAGAGCCAGTGTTGGAGATGACTAAAGAAGATCCACCGTGTGAGCAGTCCCCTGAGCCACTTTCTGTTTCAGAAGACATTGATGTTGAGCCCTGTGGCGGGAATGAATTGCCATCCGTTGCACAGGAAGATGACCTCAATTTGAAAGATAAAGAAACTAATAACGAGTTGATGGATAAGAATACTGACCTAGACATTTCAGCTGAACCAGAAGGACATTCTGAAACTTCAGCATTAGAGAAACAGACTGACAACGTCACTCAAAATTATGAGGTGTTAGATGAACAATCTGGCATTGAAACAGAATTGAACATTGTCCTTAGCAGCGATGAAACCGAGAAAGAAGTAGTTGATGAGCCCTCTAGTGAATATACTTGCTCAGATACTCCCCCAGAAACATATATGGACAAAGAAGTGTTGAGAGAGGTTTTGAGTTCACCAGAGagtaaaaaacagaaaaaacgcAGAAATGTAAGGACCTTTGGCAGCTCTGACAGACGATTGCGCAGTAGGGCCTCTGGTGTTGAAGAAATATCCGTGACCCCTGAGAAAAACGATCAGACCGCATTAGCACAAGTCTCTGATTCTGTTACTGAAGAAGCCAAGACTCCTGAGACAAAGCGCCCTTTGAGATCTGTTAAGGCAAAACCATTAGAAAGTGATGTATCTAACAGTGAAGCTCAGCACAGTGAAGTGGTCGGTAAAGAACAAACACAACAGTCTAACATtcatcaatttgacaaaacagcTGATTTGAGTCCATGTGAGAACCCAATAGCAGATCACGTGGTGCAGACTAGAAAGATGCTTAGGTCAATGCAGGCAAGGCAGGCACTTGATGATGAAGGAGAACAGAAGGCAGTTCCTCCATTATCAAACGTTACTGATGCTCCGATTTCATCATCCAAGGAGCTAAAAGAGAAGGACGTGCCTGCAGAGAAGGACGTGCCTGCAGAGAAGGACGTGCCTGCAGAGAAGGACGTGCCTGAGGACGTGCCTGCAGAGAAGGACGTGCCTGCAGAGAAGGACGTGCCTGCAGAGAAGGACGTGCCTGAGGACGTGCCTGCAGAGAAGGACGTGCCTGAGGACGTGCCTGCAGAAAAAGATGTGCTTGCAGAGAAGGACATGCTTGCAGAGACAGACAAGTCACTTTCAGAAAAGTCTGAACAGACACAACTGCAAGATTCACATGCCTATGACCCTCCCAGTAAAGATAGTCTTATGGAACCAGTTAGTCTTCAGTCAGACCCATCTCTTGTGACTACCCCTACTAGAGTCTCAGCACGTATGCCTTTGAGAAGCAGGAGTGGCCCTGTGGAAGGCAGTAAGAATCAACCTATTGCAAAATCTTCTATGGAAAAGTCTGGACACATGCCTCTAAGAAGTGCAGGTACCATTGTAACTGAGGAAACACCTGGGGATTCCCAAAGTACCCCTACAAATTCTGAAGAAAAATCAAGGCACATGCCATTGAGGAGCCGAAGTCAAGGTGTTGATAGTGATGGcagttcttccactggaaatccCGCTGAGAATTCTGGGCGTATGCCCTTGAGAAGTAGCAGCGCTAATACAGCCCCCCAGCCCATGAGCCCCACAACCTCACCAAGGGACAAAAAAGCTCAGAGATCTCCCAGACCAACTAAATCTGGGGCTGTTTCGTCAGATTCTGAACAGAACCTTACAGGCTCCCCTCCTAAACTTAGAACTGAAAAGATTAAGCAGGGTCCAATAAAGGAACCTGTTAAGCCTGTCATTTTACCTAGTATTCCAAACCCTGGGCCTGTAGTACCAAATCCCCCAAAGTTCTTGGAGGCCCTTAGAGGAGAAGAAAACCAACAGCTAATCATGAACCTGAACACCAAGTTTGATAAAATGCAAAAAGGATGGGTCCATGTGGACAAAGAGGGGCCCCAAACACACAGATCAAGGAACAAAGCAGACAGACTGAAAGACATCTGGAAGAGCAAGCGAAGAATTCGAAAACCCAGAACATTAGAGGCACATAAATTTTCCCCTGTACAGATGCTTTTTATGAAATCTTTTGATTTGCCAAGCATCTGTCGCTGGTTCTTGCAGACCACAGAAACAAAGTCCCTTGTCATTGTTAAAAAGGTAAACACTCGACTTCCATCTGAGACGCAGCTATGCTTTCACAGTTCGTCCTCTATGGCAGGGACGTCACATGGTGTACATATGCAGGCTGAGCGTTTGAAGAAACACCTGAAAAAGTTTGCCATTGCCTCCCCAGTCAAGAGCAATGCTAAGAGTCAAAAGCTTATTGCCGAGGCATTGGAACTAGAACCTGTTTGcataaaaagtaaagaaaaaagGCAGTTAACCACTGCTACTCGGATGTCCACCAAGCCTCAGAGTTTCAGGGGTGTTGCGCAGTCTGCTGACGGGCAGAAGACCTCAGGTGCTGTGAAAAATCCAACTAGTGCCAGGATTCTGAGGAAGTACTCCCATATACGGGAGAAAATGCAAGGACAGCAGAATTCAAAGAAACTCAAAGACCAGAAGGCTGAACCTCACAAAGGGGCATCCAAGCAGAAGTTGCCCTCAGCAAGCCAGCAGAAACTGGCACTTTCAAAGAGAAATGGGGGTAAAGACTCAAATGtttcaaagaaagaaaaggcaCAGCAGTCCCCCATGAATAAAAAGAGTGCAACAAGGCCTACTGGTAAAGAAAAGGTCACAAAGACAACCAGCACAAAAGCATTGAAGGAACCTGCCCGTAAAGATGGTCCTGCACCAAAGAGGCCTCAGCAGACATCAATGTCCCCCAAACCACAGAGGACCGCTTCGGCTACAGTTGGGAGTCCAAAAGGtagcacaaacaaaaaagagaatTCATCTGGTGAAAAATCTTTGCAAACTGCAACCAGTGACTCTAAGGCAGATGCAAGGAAGCAAACACCTACTAAAGCCTTTGTGAGTTTGGTCTCCCCTACACAGAGTCCTGAGCCATCAGTCTCACAAGACCAAGTGCTGACAAGGTCTCAGAGGAAAATTGAGGCTGCACAGCGCCTGAGCGAGTCTCCCAAGTCTGCTACCAAGAGAGCCCAAGAACCTGTTGTAACTCCTGTGAAACGTACTAGGACATCTCTCTTGAAAACAAATTGA
- the LOC121684958 gene encoding microtubule-associated protein futsch-like isoform X3 codes for MCFESILEGLFGSRLIEDLRLFKDCQPEGVSDWSFDENCLFCCLRREKVKEHLLGLNNDSLGSVARPLSFIKDQFNINNLEREAEEFLNAVLHRKDIPSFSDPDIPVVAREIMQRMIRQFAAEYTSKTSSAQGTPQPNGTSDQSLLTTRSQTPAPAAPAAPALAGLTSARNPVLSQLLMAEQEAPLDLTVKRPDIIVCEQDGVLDLSTKKNRNRGAVSVRTPAAPLVKGDSHNLGLAYARDQQSTSDLERFMAKLCLHHQRQIVDALGYLETEVKASTSVSHVSVRAVPEEQTPVSAGQERSETQHPERTLVLSSKARCKAELLESAIQGNSKKVALKKDTYFPDSHSVSGSSLLDLRKDGIEGGNILSSLLTSSNEYETVSRQYQSTHGLSSTNSVRQSKAKDKMSSSHLSIDSLEEQQCASDTVLQCTTSSSELEVIGVSPSYDGHEFSEHLQHSNQGFPGQTKDIPTRQPLVLRPNTPRTARKSRRGSFPRTKDGSVCRIDPDSHCDIVYIGKSITECQLEPLNRMLPRRNARKSIRGHMSTEDYLELRTVRTLARKSAENGSGNCPAPMPIITLVTPKQALAKPDGVPPVDMPFAGGCGESIQQTTPSETSAENEMLGDVLSNVNDVDVIVETSQTGQTTYQDKVEAYSEMSAPAAAQKSSLSEQDEVLCTAEPLSEQSMELPARDDLNKADIAPISENAENVEPVLEMTKEDPPCEQSPEPLSVSEDIDVEPCGGNELPSVAQEDDLNLKDKETNNELMDKNTDLDISAEPEGHSETSALEKQTDNVTQNYEVLDEQSGIETELNIVLSSDETEKEVVDEPSSEYTCSDTPPETYMDKEVLREVLSSPESKKQKKRRNVRTFGSSDRRLRSRASGVEEISVTPEKNDQTALAQVSDSVTEEAKTPETKRPLRSVKAKPLESDVSNSEAQHSEVVGKEQTQQSNIHQFDKTADLSPCENPIADHVVQTRKMLRSMQARQALDDEGEQKAVPPLSNVTDAPISSSKELKEKDVPAEKDVPAEKDVPAEKDVPEDVPAEKDVPAEKDVPAEKDVPEDVPAEKDVPEDVPAEKDVLAEKDMLAETDKSLSEKSEQTQLQDSHAYDPPSKDSLMEPVSLQSDPSLVTTPTRVSARMPLRSRSGPVEGSKNQPIAKSSMEKSGHMPLRSAGTIVTEETPGDSQSTPTNSEEKSRHMPLRSRSQGVDSDGSSSTGNPAENSGRMPLRSSSANTAPQPMSPTTSPRDKKAQRSPRPTKSGAVSSDSEQNLTGSPPKLRTEKIKQGPIKEPVKPVILPSIPNPGPVVPNPPKFLEALRGEENQQLIMNLNTKFDKMQKGWVHVDKEGPQTHRSRNKADRLKDIWKSKRRIRKPRTLEAHKFSPVQMLFMKSFDLPSICRWFLQTTETKSLVIVKKVNTRLPSETQLCFHSSSSMAGTSHGVHMQAERLKKHLKKFAIASPVKSNAKSQKLIAEALELEPVCIKSKEKRQLTTATRMSTKPQSFRGVAQSADGQKTSGAVKNPTSARILRKYSHIREKMQGQQNSKKLKDQKAEPHKGASKQKLPSASQQKLALSKRNGGKDSNVSKKEKAQQSPMNKKSATRPTGKEKVTKTTSTKALKEPARKDGPAPKRPQQTSMSPKPQRTASATVGSPKGSTNKKENSSGEKSLQTATSDSKADARKQTPTKAFVSLVSPTQSPEPSVSQDQVLTRSQRKIEAAQRLSESPKSATKRAQEPVVTPVKRTRTSLLKTN; via the exons ATGT GTTTTGAGAGCATTTTGGAAGGATTGTTTGGGTCAAGGCTGATAGAGGACCTTCGATTATTTAAAG ATTGTCAGCCTGAAGGTGTGTCAGATTGGTCATTTGATGAAAATTGTCTTTTCTGCTGCTTAAGACGAGAGAAAGTCAAG GAACACTTACTTGGCCTGAACAACGACAGTTTGGGCAGTGTGGCAAGACCATTGTCCTTCATTAAAGATCAATTCAATATCAACAACCTTGAGAGGGAAGCAGAGGAATTCCTCAATGCAGTCTTGCACAGGAAAG ACATCCCAAGCTTCTCAGACCCGGACATTCCTGTAGTGGCTCGTGAAATAATGCAGCGAATGATCCGTCAGTTCGCTGCCGAATATACCTCAAAAACAAGCTCTGCTCAGGGCACACCCCAGCCCAACGGCACCTCGGACCAAAGCCTGCTGACCACACGCTCCCAAACACCGGCTCCCGCGGCTCCTGCTGCTCCCGCTCTGGCCGGCCTCACATCGGCCAGGAACCCTGTCCTCAGCCAGCTTCTTATGGCGGAACAGGAAGCTCCCCTCGACCTCACAGTCAAGAGGCCCGACATCATTGTCTGTGAGCAAG ATGGTGTCCTTGATCTCTCAACCAAGAAAAACCGGAACAGAGGAGCTGTATCAGTCAGAACCCCTGCTGCTCCTTTGGTTAAGGG TGACTCTCACAACCTGGGTCTTGCTTATGCAAGAGATCAACAGTCCACGTCTGATCTAGAACGATTTATGGCCAAGCTTTGTTTGCATCATCAGCGTCAGATTGTTGATGCACTGGGATATTTGGAGACTGAAGTCAAGGCTTCAACCAGTGTTTCACATGTGTCTGTAAGAGCAGTCCCAGAGGAACAGACACCTGTGAGTGCTGGTCAGGAACGCTCAGAGACCCAACATCCTGAGAGAACGCTTGTACTTTCCTCCAAAGCCAGATGCAAAGCAGAGTTGTTGGAATCAGCAATTCAGGGGAACAGCAAAAAGGTAGCATTAAAAAAAGACACTTACTTTCCTGATTCACACAGTGTGAGTGGGAGTTCACTTTTGGATCTTCGTAAAGATGGGATCGAGGGTGGCAACATTTTGTCATCTCTTCTTACTAGTTCAAATGAATATGAAACTGTAAGCCGCCAATATCAGTCAACCCATGGACTTAGTAGTACCAACTCTGTACGTCAATCAAAAGCTAAAGACAAGATGTCAAGCAGTCATCTCTCTATTGACTCTTTAGAAGAACAGCAGTGTGCATCTGACACTGTACTACAGTGTACAACAAGTAGCAGTGAATTAGAGGTCATTGGAGTGTCCCCATCTTATGATGGGCATGAATTCTCAGAACATCTGCAACACTCCAATCAAGGTTTTCCAGGACAAACCAAAGATATCCCAACCCGGCAACCACTAGTCCTGAGGCCTAACACACCCAGAACAGCTAGAAAGAGCAGACGAGGATCCTTCCCTCGAACAAAGGATGGTTCTGTTTGTCGCATTGATCCTGATAGTCATTGTGACATTGTTTATATTGGGAAATCAATTACAGAGTGTCAGTTAGAGCCTTTGAACCGAATGTTACCACGACGGAATGCCAGGAAGAGCATAAGAGGGCACATGTCAACTGAAGATTACCTGGAACTCCGAACTGTAAGAACACTGGCCAGGAAATCGGCAGAAAATGGAAGTGGCAATTGTCCTGCACCAATGCCCATCATCACATTAGTCACTCCAAAACAGGCCCTTGCCAAGCCTGATGGTGTCCCCCCAGTGGACATGCCATTTGCAGGAGGTTGTGGGGAATCCATACAGCAGACGACGCCATCAGAGACCTCAGCAGAGAATGAAATGCTTGGTGATGTGTTGAGCAATGTGAATGATGTAGATGTGATTGTAGAAACAAGTCAGACAGGTCAGACAACATACCAAGACAAGGTAGAAGCTTACTCTGAAAtgtcagcaccagcagcagctcaGAAAAGCAGTCTGTCTGAACAAGATGAGGTTTTATGCACTGCAGAGCCACTTTCCGAGCAGTCAATGGAGCTACCTGCTAGAGATGATCTAAACAAGGCAGATATTGCACCAATTAGTGAAAATGCTGAAAATGTAGAGCCAGTGTTGGAGATGACTAAAGAAGATCCACCGTGTGAGCAGTCCCCTGAGCCACTTTCTGTTTCAGAAGACATTGATGTTGAGCCCTGTGGCGGGAATGAATTGCCATCCGTTGCACAGGAAGATGACCTCAATTTGAAAGATAAAGAAACTAATAACGAGTTGATGGATAAGAATACTGACCTAGACATTTCAGCTGAACCAGAAGGACATTCTGAAACTTCAGCATTAGAGAAACAGACTGACAACGTCACTCAAAATTATGAGGTGTTAGATGAACAATCTGGCATTGAAACAGAATTGAACATTGTCCTTAGCAGCGATGAAACCGAGAAAGAAGTAGTTGATGAGCCCTCTAGTGAATATACTTGCTCAGATACTCCCCCAGAAACATATATGGACAAAGAAGTGTTGAGAGAGGTTTTGAGTTCACCAGAGagtaaaaaacagaaaaaacgcAGAAATGTAAGGACCTTTGGCAGCTCTGACAGACGATTGCGCAGTAGGGCCTCTGGTGTTGAAGAAATATCCGTGACCCCTGAGAAAAACGATCAGACCGCATTAGCACAAGTCTCTGATTCTGTTACTGAAGAAGCCAAGACTCCTGAGACAAAGCGCCCTTTGAGATCTGTTAAGGCAAAACCATTAGAAAGTGATGTATCTAACAGTGAAGCTCAGCACAGTGAAGTGGTCGGTAAAGAACAAACACAACAGTCTAACATtcatcaatttgacaaaacagcTGATTTGAGTCCATGTGAGAACCCAATAGCAGATCACGTGGTGCAGACTAGAAAGATGCTTAGGTCAATGCAGGCAAGGCAGGCACTTGATGATGAAGGAGAACAGAAGGCAGTTCCTCCATTATCAAACGTTACTGATGCTCCGATTTCATCATCCAAGGAGCTAAAAGAGAAGGACGTGCCTGCAGAGAAGGACGTGCCTGCAGAGAAGGACGTGCCTGCAGAGAAGGACGTGCCTGAGGACGTGCCTGCAGAGAAGGACGTGCCTGCAGAGAAGGACGTGCCTGCAGAGAAGGACGTGCCTGAGGACGTGCCTGCAGAGAAGGACGTGCCTGAGGACGTGCCTGCAGAAAAAGATGTGCTTGCAGAGAAGGACATGCTTGCAGAGACAGACAAGTCACTTTCAGAAAAGTCTGAACAGACACAACTGCAAGATTCACATGCCTATGACCCTCCCAGTAAAGATAGTCTTATGGAACCAGTTAGTCTTCAGTCAGACCCATCTCTTGTGACTACCCCTACTAGAGTCTCAGCACGTATGCCTTTGAGAAGCAGGAGTGGCCCTGTGGAAGGCAGTAAGAATCAACCTATTGCAAAATCTTCTATGGAAAAGTCTGGACACATGCCTCTAAGAAGTGCAGGTACCATTGTAACTGAGGAAACACCTGGGGATTCCCAAAGTACCCCTACAAATTCTGAAGAAAAATCAAGGCACATGCCATTGAGGAGCCGAAGTCAAGGTGTTGATAGTGATGGcagttcttccactggaaatccCGCTGAGAATTCTGGGCGTATGCCCTTGAGAAGTAGCAGCGCTAATACAGCCCCCCAGCCCATGAGCCCCACAACCTCACCAAGGGACAAAAAAGCTCAGAGATCTCCCAGACCAACTAAATCTGGGGCTGTTTCGTCAGATTCTGAACAGAACCTTACAGGCTCCCCTCCTAAACTTAGAACTGAAAAGATTAAGCAGGGTCCAATAAAGGAACCTGTTAAGCCTGTCATTTTACCTAGTATTCCAAACCCTGGGCCTGTAGTACCAAATCCCCCAAAGTTCTTGGAGGCCCTTAGAGGAGAAGAAAACCAACAGCTAATCATGAACCTGAACACCAAGTTTGATAAAATGCAAAAAGGATGGGTCCATGTGGACAAAGAGGGGCCCCAAACACACAGATCAAGGAACAAAGCAGACAGACTGAAAGACATCTGGAAGAGCAAGCGAAGAATTCGAAAACCCAGAACATTAGAGGCACATAAATTTTCCCCTGTACAGATGCTTTTTATGAAATCTTTTGATTTGCCAAGCATCTGTCGCTGGTTCTTGCAGACCACAGAAACAAAGTCCCTTGTCATTGTTAAAAAGGTAAACACTCGACTTCCATCTGAGACGCAGCTATGCTTTCACAGTTCGTCCTCTATGGCAGGGACGTCACATGGTGTACATATGCAGGCTGAGCGTTTGAAGAAACACCTGAAAAAGTTTGCCATTGCCTCCCCAGTCAAGAGCAATGCTAAGAGTCAAAAGCTTATTGCCGAGGCATTGGAACTAGAACCTGTTTGcataaaaagtaaagaaaaaagGCAGTTAACCACTGCTACTCGGATGTCCACCAAGCCTCAGAGTTTCAGGGGTGTTGCGCAGTCTGCTGACGGGCAGAAGACCTCAGGTGCTGTGAAAAATCCAACTAGTGCCAGGATTCTGAGGAAGTACTCCCATATACGGGAGAAAATGCAAGGACAGCAGAATTCAAAGAAACTCAAAGACCAGAAGGCTGAACCTCACAAAGGGGCATCCAAGCAGAAGTTGCCCTCAGCAAGCCAGCAGAAACTGGCACTTTCAAAGAGAAATGGGGGTAAAGACTCAAATGtttcaaagaaagaaaaggcaCAGCAGTCCCCCATGAATAAAAAGAGTGCAACAAGGCCTACTGGTAAAGAAAAGGTCACAAAGACAACCAGCACAAAAGCATTGAAGGAACCTGCCCGTAAAGATGGTCCTGCACCAAAGAGGCCTCAGCAGACATCAATGTCCCCCAAACCACAGAGGACCGCTTCGGCTACAGTTGGGAGTCCAAAAGGtagcacaaacaaaaaagagaatTCATCTGGTGAAAAATCTTTGCAAACTGCAACCAGTGACTCTAAGGCAGATGCAAGGAAGCAAACACCTACTAAAGCCTTTGTGAGTTTGGTCTCCCCTACACAGAGTCCTGAGCCATCAGTCTCACAAGACCAAGTGCTGACAAGGTCTCAGAGGAAAATTGAGGCTGCACAGCGCCTGAGCGAGTCTCCCAAGTCTGCTACCAAGAGAGCCCAAGAACCTGTTGTAACTCCTGTGAAACGTACTAGGACATCTCTCTTGAAAACAAATTGA